The following DNA comes from Papaver somniferum cultivar HN1 chromosome 4, ASM357369v1, whole genome shotgun sequence.
GTGCTGAGGTGCAGAATAATACCCATTGCTTTGGACAGCTCCTGCAAAAAATGGCTTGTAAAGTCCTTATCTCTGTCTGAAATAATTATGGAAGGTATACCATGAAATTTGAACATATGAATGATGAATTCTTGAGCTACAAAAGAAGCAGTGAGGGGATGACCTAATCTGTTAAAATGAGCATACTTGGTAAGTTTGTCAACTACCACAAATATCACATCTTTCTTGTTGGATTTGGGAAGGCCTTCAATTAAGTCcatgcttgagatgaaattgGTAGTGGCTGTAACAAGCCAGCTGGATGTGTAAGTTCAGATTTATTTCTTTGACATATATCACAATGGCTGACAAGTAGCAACACCTCATTTTTGAGTCCCTGCCAGTAGAAATAAGTTTTGTCTCTCATGTTGGTTCCTTGAATTCATAAATGACCACCAAGGGAAGAGGCATGCACTGATTGTAAAATTGACTCTCTTAAGTTGTTCCCGATACCAATATATATTTTGCCTTTTTATCTTAAAACCCCTTCAACATAAGTGTAGTGAGGAATGGAAACAACATTAACCAGCAGTTTTGGAATGATCTGAGAAGCCAGGGAATCATTATCATGGTTGTGGATGACCTCAATAGACCAAGTTGAGGTGGAGAGGCACATAGTATTGTAACTTCCTGAAGAGTCTGAAGGTAATCTAGAGAGAGTATCAACAAACGTGTTGTCTTACCCTTTTTGTAACGAATTGTGTAATCATAGCTTAAGAACTTCATTAACCACTTTTGTTGAAGTACAATTGTAATTTTCTGGTCCATGAAATATTTAATGATCTGCTGGTTTGTGTTGATGACGAATTTATGCCCCACCAAATAATATCTCCATTTAGTAACTCCTCTTGAAGAGACAATTATATCACTTGAAAACATATATGTGTGGGATCAAATATATGGCAGAGTTACCTGATATTGCAATCATCGTTGATCAGCAAGAAGAATATATGGCTCTTCGAGAACGTGTAACTTTGGGAATCCCAACGATTTGTATAATGCCATAGCTTGTGTTTCCAAAGGTTTGTTGAaaaaaacaataatttttctttCATGTATTAAAACTACACTAATACCAGTGGAACAAGCATCTGATTCTACTACAAATGTCTTTAAAAAATCAGGTAAGGCCAATACATGAGCGGGGAACATTGCATTCTTGAGTTGTTCAAAGGCTTGGAGGGATGTAGGAGACTATTGGAAAGCATTTTTCTTTAGAAAATCTGTGAGTGGCTTGCTAATGGCTCCATAACCTCTGAAATTTTTTCTATAATAACTAGTGAGCCCCAATAATCCTCTAAGTTGCTTGATATTAGTGGGAACTGGCCAGTTCTTCATTGTTGTAATTATGTCAGGATCAGCTGCAGCTCCCTCAGCTGTGATAATGTGACCAACATGCTCTAAAGAGACTACGCAAAACAATATTTGGAGTGCTTAACATACAATTATGTTTTCTAAGGATTGCTAGAGCCAGAAACAAGTATTTTACATGCTCTGTAAGTGTAACACTATACACCAAAATGTCATCGAAAAAcacaaacacaaattttctaagaTATTCACCAAAAACAGAGTTCATGAGTGCCTAAAATGTTGCAAGGTCATTAGTTAATCCAAATGGCATGACTTTAAATTCATAGTGCCCATGGTGTGTTCCAAATGCAGTTTTTGGGATTTGATTGTCCAAGACTCTTTGTGGtggtaaattagaaggttctgaaAAGATGTCTTGATAGTCATTCAATAAGTCTTGAATATGTGGTGGTATGGAAGTGGGTGCTGGCCGAGCAGCGATATAAAAAAGTTGGCCTAATAACCCAtaagtatttttctgatttttttttgactGCCCTCCCACTCATCATTGTAATAGTTCGTTTAGATGATATACGTCACAATTTAATGTGAATGCCTTGTTGAAGGAAGCAAATGCACAATGTAACTAAATTGATTGCCATATCACGTAGAGTATACAACTAATCAGCTCCAAGGACCATGTCACAACCGCCAATAGGAAGTAAATGTATGTCTCCTTCAAATTGGTGACCCTGCATTTGCCAACTAAGTTGTTTACATATCCCTGTACTAGTGTTTCTATCTTCATTGGCTACAATAACGAGCACGTGAGCTATGGGATAAACTGGACACTTCAGTCTGCTAGCTAGTTCAATATCAAGAAAGTTGTATGTACTATCAGTATCCACCAAAATAGTGATATGGTTTTTCTTAAGTAACCCTAGGATTCGTATAGTATCACCACTCACATGCCGATGAGGGCATGTAATGAGATTTTCATAGCAGAATCCACTACTTGTTCTTCAGGTAACCCTTGAGTGATAGGTTCCTCGGATTGAGAGGGTTCTTCTTCAATAACAACCATAAAAAGTTGTTTTGACTTTCACCTGTGACCAACAACATATTTCTCATCGCAGTTATATAAAAGTTTGCCTATTTTCTAATTCATTTGTTCTTGAGTAAGTCTCTGAATGGGTGGTACACATACATGTTTGGTTGGTGGAGTTGAAATGTTTGTTGATAATGTTGCCCTAAAGGGAGTGACATGGGAGTTGTAAATGGTGGGTTTGGAGGATATTTTGCTGGAGGGTAAGAGGATTTAGTAAAATAATAAGATGTTTCGGTTTTAAACACGGGGTTTCTTTATGTAGGTTGTTGACATGAAAAAGCAATATGCTGTGATCTGGCCAGATAAAAGGCTAAAGACAGAGTATCTGATTTATGCATCTGAACAGAGCTCTTAATCTCTTTTTTGAGGCCACTACTGAAACTCATAACAAAAGTTTCTTTTGATAAGGATGGGTTTTTATTAATCATCAAGCTTTTTAACAATTCAAACTGCTTAAAGTATTCTTCTACTGTGATGAGTTGTGAGATAGTTATCATTAGCAAGATCCTCAGAACGATAACATATAATCTCTACGAAGTCAGGCCAAGATACAAAACTTTTACCAGCGGAAAAATCAAAGAATCATGAATCTGCTTTACCTTCCAAAGACATAGAAGCAAAACCCACTTTTTATGGTTCCTCAACAAGATGACCTGGAAGTATCTTTCACATTTACGAATCCAACTCCTAAGATTTTCACCAGTAAACTTAGATAGGTCTATTTTTGGTGGTTTAAGTTGGGATGTTGAAGTACTACCAGAGATGGGATAAGAGTGAGGTTGAAAAGTGTGTCCAGAAGAACGTGGGGTGTGTTGTGAGAAGTGGATGGACGATGGTCGTGTTGTAAGGATAATATGTCAATGAGTTTATCAATCTTTATGTTTTGGTTGTAGTTGCAAAAGTAAGTTGTTGTAGGCTAGTACAAATATCATTTAGCTTCTTTCCATGTGGCGTAGCCTCAGTAGTACGAGCAACAGTTTCACGGGTGAGATTTTCAGAGAGAGCTTTCAATAGATTACTTAGATCTTTAGTGGTGCGTCTACGCATTTAATTGAAGGACCTCTAGTCATGATGAACGCTACTGGATAATACCAATTGTAATAGATTGAAGTACTGGGAATATTAACTGATCAGGAATTTGGGACTAAAGCTTGAGAACTATGATAACTGCTAAACTCCTCAGAGGCAgcctcttttcttttttattaattCATTGATTCCTGAAACCCTTACAACCTGTACTATAAATACTCAGAGAAGGAAACCCTAAAGGCTGACAAAATCATCTACCCTACACGTGGGCTTATCACGACTGTCTACTGCTAACGATTATTTAAGCATTTAACTAAACTGAACCTTCGTTAATTATAAGAAACCTAATTAACGGCTTTGTGTGCTAGGACACTCAACATAATATATAAGGGCTGATCAGGTACATGACAACATGGTTGATACGCTTCTCCGAAATTAGTTTTCCGGCTTTTATACGTCAAAAACAAGAAGTTAGTTTGGCTGTAAAATTTCAAAAGAACTTTTCGTAAAGTAAAATACTTTCACTTCTGATCTATGTTTACGATGTCCAACAATTTTGGTGGACGAATTTGGTCCATCAACAATCAAGCAGAGTGAAGCCGTGGTTCATTTGGAATTTGGAAATATAAAGAGATACCAGTGAAACGGCACGGACCAGATTGGTCCTTAAACGGCCCTTAAAGTTAGCTTATATTAGGGCAAAACTAGAGTAGTAGTAGTTAGTTAATTTCGGGCAGTAGAAAATCAATCCTTTTGATTAAAAAAAGTTTCCCCAAATTTTCCTTTCGTCTTCCTTCTTTATTTACTCGAAACTCTCACtcagatagagagagagagagttcatTAATGGCGAAACGAAATGAAAAATTATTCCCGATTCTTGTCTCACTGATTCCTCCGTTATTCATTCTCGTTCTTTCTCTTTTATTCGTCAAACCATTTGCTCAACCACAACAAGGTAATGTGAATATCAAGAAACCcatattttcttgattttttttccattttttcttgaaagaaaaaccctaatttcttgatTGTTGTTCCATGCAGATCCAGAATTTGTACAGTTCATCTTTAATTCAACAGAATTACCAACAGAAGATGAATACGATTATATAATTGTTGGAGGAGGAACATCTGGTTGTCCATTAGCAGCAACATTATCAACAAATTACAAAGTATTACTTGTTGAAAGAGGTGGTAATATGAATGAATACCCAAATTTAATCAATCAAGAAGGGTTTTTATCAGCAATAACACAAGTTGATACTTACGATTCACCAGCAGAGTCATTTACATCTGAAGAAGGTGTTCCTAATGCTAGAGGAAGAGTTCTTGGTGGTAGTAGTTCGATTAATGCTGGTTTTTATAGTAGAGCTGATTCTGATTTTTATGGTGTTTCTGGTTTTAATTGGGATTTAGATCTTGTTAATAGATCTTATGAATGGATCGAAGAATCAATTGTTTTTACACCTGAATTGAGAAATTGGCAATCAGCTTTTCGTGATGGATTATTACAAGCTGCTAATATTACACCTTATAATGGTTTCAATCTGAATCATCTTATCGGTACAAAGATTGGTGGTACTACCTTTGATTCTTCCGGTAGAAGACATACTTCGGCTGATTTGTTAACTCACTCCAATTTCTCCAATATTAGGGTTTCTCTTCGTGCTAGTGTTGAAAGAATCATTCTCAATTCCATCTCTTCTGGTTAGTTTCATCTCTCCTTCTTCTCCTTTACAATTTAGTTTAGTAATTTTCTTGTTTTCCCGATCACCTGAACAGTCAACGGGATTCAACGAAATTTCCCGgcgaattttcccgccaattatAGCGTATGCATAGTCTTAACGTGGGTAAACATTACCTAGTTCTCTTGTTGTTGTTGAGCATCAACACTGATAGTTCTTAGTTTTTACCTCAATTCATTCAAGATCTCTGTTAATAGAGAGTTTTATAATTTGATGTCTCTTAATTTTCAATTCTATGGTGGTTTATTCCAAAAATTGGGTAAGTTGTTTTGTTTACAAGTTTTTCAATGGGAAACTAAACCTGATTGTATTGTATGTTTATTCTTGTTTTGGTTCAACAGAGACATTGATAGAGCCAACAGATAGACCAAAAAAATCAGCAATAGGTATAGTATACAGAGATCAAATAGGAAGACACCATCATGCAATGATTCGAGGGAAAGGAGAAGTCATACTGTGTGCAGGTGCTATTGGAAGTCCACAACTTCTTCTGTTAAGTGGAATTGGACCACGTCCATACCTCTCTTCATGGGGTATACCAGTGGCACATCATCTTCCATATGTGGCTGAGTCCTTATATGATAACCCCAGAAATGGTATATCCTTTATACCATCAAGACCAATTGGCCAGTCTCTGATACAAGTCGTTGGCATTACTGATCGAGGAACCTACATAGAAGCAGCATCCAATATAGTTCCTTTTATGTCTCCACCTCATTCAGTCATCGTTCATGGTCCAGCATCGTCTCCGTTATATCT
Coding sequences within:
- the LOC113275657 gene encoding (R)-mandelonitrile lyase-like; amino-acid sequence: MAKRNEKLFPILVSLIPPLFILVLSLLFVKPFAQPQQDPEFVQFIFNSTELPTEDEYDYIIVGGGTSGCPLAATLSTNYKVLLVERGGNMNEYPNLINQEGFLSAITQVDTYDSPAESFTSEEGVPNARGRVLGGSSSINAGFYSRADSDFYGVSGFNWDLDLVNRSYEWIEESIVFTPELRNWQSAFRDGLLQAANITPYNGFNLNHLIGTKIGGTTFDSSGRRHTSADLLTHSNFSNIRVSLRASVERIILNSISSETLIEPTDRPKKSAIGIVYRDQIGRHHHAMIRGKGEVILCAGAIGSPQLLLLSGIGPRPYLSSWGIPVAHHLPYVAESLYDNPRNGISFIPSRPIGQSLIQVVGITDRGTYIEAASNIVPFMSPPHSVIVHGPASSPLYLTVATIMEKIVGPLSVGSLRLASTDVRVQPIIRFNYFSNPEDLKRCVEGMRIVGEILRGASMDVFKTREFFGRREFRSVGSGLPANQSDDGLMEDFCKRTVNTIWHYHGGCVVGEVVDSEFHVIGVDSLRVVDGSTFSISPGTNPQATLMMMGRYVGVKILEERKERGGDAI